A single window of Pontibacillus chungwhensis DNA harbors:
- a CDS encoding DoxX family protein, giving the protein MKSIVKGIGLVLFSLFFIVAGVIHFTQVEGFAAMIPDVIPFRNLIVYVTGVIEWILAILLLIPSTRRQAGIWTAVYLVLIFPANIYAAIAGIPAPGSEEANTTLLWVRLLFQPLLIWWVLAVSKVQK; this is encoded by the coding sequence GTGAAATCAATCGTAAAAGGAATTGGACTCGTTTTATTTAGTTTATTTTTCATCGTGGCAGGTGTCATTCACTTCACACAAGTTGAAGGGTTTGCCGCTATGATCCCGGATGTCATTCCGTTTCGAAACCTGATTGTCTATGTGACAGGGGTTATTGAGTGGATCCTTGCCATTTTGTTGTTGATCCCTTCCACAAGGCGACAAGCTGGGATTTGGACTGCTGTATATCTTGTTCTTATTTTCCCGGCAAACATTTATGCCGCTATTGCAGGGATACCCGCACCAGGCTCTGAAGAAGCTAATACTACCCTTTTATGGGTTCGTCTGTTGTTCCAGCCGCTGTTAATCTGGTGGGTACTTGCTGTTTCTAAAGTTCAAAAGTAA
- a CDS encoding GNAT family N-acetyltransferase, translating into MEWILKSYEELSKRELHIIFKERVQVFVVEQNCPYPEVDGDDDQAEHLWLEDQGEIVAYCRLFPSGVKYEEASIGRIFVKEERRGEGHAKVLLEKALHTILQLWGEKAIKIQAQHYLNTFYTSLGFSNISDVYLEDGIPHVDMLLTTAQN; encoded by the coding sequence ATGGAGTGGATATTAAAATCTTATGAAGAGTTAAGCAAAAGGGAATTGCACATTATTTTTAAAGAACGGGTTCAAGTGTTTGTGGTGGAGCAGAACTGTCCTTACCCGGAAGTAGATGGCGATGATGATCAGGCCGAACACTTGTGGCTTGAAGACCAGGGAGAGATCGTCGCCTATTGTCGCCTTTTCCCATCAGGGGTGAAATATGAGGAAGCATCAATCGGTCGAATATTTGTGAAAGAAGAACGCAGAGGAGAAGGGCATGCTAAGGTCTTATTAGAAAAAGCCTTACATACGATCCTTCAACTATGGGGGGAGAAAGCCATTAAAATCCAAGCTCAACACTATCTCAACACCTTCTATACATCATTAGGATTCTCCAACATAAGCGATGTCTACCTAGAAGACGGCATCCCCCACGTAGACATGCTCTTAACCACTGCACAGAACTAA
- a CDS encoding dihydrolipoyl dehydrogenase family protein has protein sequence MKQYDIIIIGGGAGGLTVASGAASLGAQVALVEKREDLGGDCLHFGCVPSKSLIEAANEIHHARSVSKYGVQASGEVDVKMINQRVKESIEHLQEHDSIERFEDLGIDVYIGGASFRSDHEVEVENQEEALFGKRIIIATGSRPNVPPIEGLKETGYLTNETVFDLKQLPKKMVFIGGGPIGLEIAQAYARLGSEVTVLEAGPGVLGKEDQDIQKKAQEILERELTIITDANVKKTSREGKQNYVHYSVQDEEYVIEADQIFLATGRKPNTDSLDLDQAGVDMDERGFVKVDETLRTNVGHIFAIGDVNGTPPFTHVAGYEGKTVVQNAVFGLSRKASYELIPWNTYITPEVFHLGLTQKEAQEKHDGVLIYHTDLADVDRFVADHKSEGFIKFITDTKGHILGAHAIGKGAGDWMQVAVLAVEKGMKIGELSSMIYPYPNHTAAIERASNEYWRSKLFSGVVPSITEKYIKWFR, from the coding sequence ATGAAACAATATGACATCATCATTATAGGCGGCGGTGCAGGAGGCCTTACTGTAGCTTCAGGAGCCGCTTCCCTGGGAGCCCAGGTAGCCTTAGTAGAAAAGCGAGAAGACTTAGGTGGTGACTGCCTCCACTTCGGTTGCGTCCCTTCTAAATCTCTTATTGAAGCAGCTAACGAAATTCACCATGCCAGAAGTGTATCGAAGTACGGCGTACAGGCATCAGGTGAAGTCGATGTAAAGATGATTAATCAACGCGTCAAGGAATCAATTGAGCACCTTCAGGAACATGACAGCATTGAACGCTTCGAAGACTTAGGAATTGATGTCTATATAGGAGGAGCGTCGTTTCGAAGTGACCATGAAGTTGAGGTTGAGAACCAAGAGGAAGCTCTTTTTGGAAAACGCATCATAATTGCAACCGGCTCAAGACCTAACGTACCTCCAATCGAAGGGCTGAAAGAAACAGGTTACCTTACAAATGAAACTGTCTTTGACCTTAAACAACTACCGAAGAAAATGGTCTTTATTGGCGGAGGCCCAATCGGTCTTGAAATTGCTCAAGCCTATGCACGCCTTGGATCTGAAGTCACTGTTCTTGAAGCCGGCCCTGGGGTACTAGGCAAGGAAGATCAAGATATCCAGAAGAAAGCGCAAGAGATACTGGAACGAGAGCTAACGATCATTACAGATGCAAATGTAAAGAAAACCTCTCGAGAAGGAAAACAGAACTACGTTCATTATTCCGTTCAGGATGAAGAATATGTAATAGAAGCTGACCAAATCTTCCTGGCAACAGGCCGTAAGCCGAATACAGATTCTCTCGATCTAGATCAGGCTGGCGTCGATATGGACGAGCGGGGGTTTGTAAAAGTCGATGAGACGCTTCGTACAAACGTCGGACATATTTTCGCCATCGGAGATGTGAACGGAACGCCTCCTTTCACTCATGTAGCGGGGTATGAAGGGAAAACAGTTGTACAAAATGCGGTGTTTGGACTAAGTCGCAAGGCGTCTTATGAGTTAATCCCATGGAACACCTACATCACACCAGAAGTCTTCCACCTTGGCCTCACGCAGAAAGAAGCGCAAGAGAAACATGATGGCGTCCTGATCTATCACACCGATCTGGCGGATGTGGACCGCTTCGTGGCCGATCACAAGTCAGAAGGCTTCATTAAATTTATCACAGATACCAAAGGGCATATATTAGGAGCACACGCCATTGGGAAAGGAGCAGGAGACTGGATGCAAGTAGCTGTTTTAGCTGTTGAAAAAGGAATGAAGATCGGAGAACTTTCCAGTATGATCTATCCTTACCCCAATCACACAGCCGCAATTGAACGTGCCAGTAACGAATACTGGAGAAGTAAACTATTCAGCGGCGTGGTCCCGTCGATTACAGAGAAATATATTAAGTGGTTCAGATAA
- a CDS encoding RNA polymerase sigma factor, which yields MEERVVIEEWFDAYSDDLYNFLIYYTGSSDVEDLIQETFIKAIRGYNSYKGEAKPKTWLYQIARRVAIDWARKNKRMNGKNHMPLQEDQLSSSKTPEEVYQLEETKQEIYRAIRTLKRSYRDLLLLRCVKDFTVQETASVLEWSPNKVRVTYHRAMKALKKELRNHA from the coding sequence ATGGAAGAGCGTGTTGTCATTGAAGAATGGTTCGATGCCTACAGTGATGATCTCTATAATTTTCTTATTTATTATACAGGCTCTTCTGACGTAGAAGACCTGATTCAGGAGACGTTCATTAAAGCGATTCGAGGATATAACAGCTACAAAGGCGAAGCGAAACCGAAGACATGGTTGTATCAAATCGCCCGCCGTGTAGCGATTGATTGGGCACGGAAGAACAAACGAATGAATGGGAAGAACCACATGCCCCTTCAGGAGGACCAGCTATCATCAAGTAAGACGCCAGAAGAGGTCTATCAGCTCGAAGAAACAAAACAAGAAATTTATCGTGCTATTAGAACGTTGAAGCGCAGTTATCGCGATTTACTGCTCCTTCGATGCGTAAAAGACTTTACCGTTCAGGAAACGGCCTCTGTCTTAGAATGGAGTCCAAACAAGGTGAGAGTCACCTATCACCGCGCCATGAAAGCTTTGAAAAAGGAGTTGAGGAACCATGCGTGA
- a CDS encoding DUF2254 domain-containing protein codes for MKIIPPGIRKYLEMSERLRKHELKLTLWFTPAIYIFGSFLFAAIVLLVDLNVQLGDWVPKFLQSKASVSRMLITTLIGGILTLSAYTLNSLLVVLTTFSGQFSPRMLLNFVSDKRTQHVLGIFNGAFVYVLTLFIFITNYEDQTFVAIPLITTLVALFAAVTFIYFINHSTTWMQVHNISYNMQSISKQILDQSINKEMSPYRSTDTLFHEQEAKKKPEQPEKIYTKQSGYIQLINFDQIIDQAQKDHVVVQLEASVGTFLLEGNPILSYWSTDDRVPDIDHNTYLGMLEVGQKQTEIQDVEHGLNKLSEIAIKALGNNDPKTVSNIIHQLGELLLKISRMMNIPPYLVDNEKQLRLIIPGESFEFYLYKGYGYIRHYAEGNIQIITEILRVMNLLAKSVDTSHHQTLWEFGCNTVYGFQSLHIYELDQHYLLEALKELSETTGHKEEYEDIREQIIESEHPTADPYKSQQNAAQNS; via the coding sequence ATGAAAATCATCCCACCAGGAATACGAAAATATTTAGAAATGTCAGAGAGACTACGAAAACACGAACTAAAACTAACGCTATGGTTCACACCAGCTATCTACATTTTTGGTTCATTCTTATTTGCAGCCATCGTCTTATTAGTCGATTTAAACGTACAATTAGGAGATTGGGTGCCGAAATTCCTACAATCAAAAGCATCTGTCTCGAGGATGCTGATTACAACCTTAATTGGAGGAATTCTAACGCTAAGTGCCTACACTTTAAACTCCCTCCTCGTCGTGCTCACAACGTTTAGTGGGCAGTTTTCCCCCAGGATGTTGTTGAACTTCGTCTCTGATAAACGAACCCAACATGTTTTGGGGATTTTTAACGGTGCATTTGTGTATGTACTAACCCTATTTATTTTTATTACCAATTACGAAGATCAGACATTTGTGGCCATTCCACTTATCACGACGCTTGTCGCATTATTTGCAGCTGTTACTTTTATTTATTTTATCAACCACTCAACAACTTGGATGCAGGTGCATAACATTTCTTACAACATGCAATCCATCAGTAAACAAATCTTAGATCAATCGATCAACAAAGAAATGTCCCCTTATCGCAGCACGGACACTCTTTTTCACGAACAAGAAGCCAAGAAGAAGCCTGAGCAACCTGAGAAGATCTATACAAAGCAATCTGGCTATATTCAGCTCATTAATTTTGACCAAATTATTGATCAGGCTCAAAAGGATCATGTGGTTGTGCAATTAGAAGCAAGCGTAGGGACCTTCCTGTTAGAAGGAAATCCTATTCTGTCCTATTGGAGCACGGATGATCGTGTCCCCGACATCGACCACAATACATACTTAGGCATGTTGGAGGTCGGACAGAAGCAAACAGAAATTCAAGATGTGGAGCATGGCCTTAATAAACTCTCAGAAATTGCCATAAAAGCTCTTGGCAACAATGATCCAAAGACCGTGAGCAATATCATTCATCAGCTAGGGGAATTACTCCTTAAGATCTCCAGAATGATGAATATTCCCCCTTACCTCGTGGACAATGAAAAACAATTGCGTTTAATCATACCTGGTGAGAGCTTCGAATTCTATTTATATAAAGGGTATGGATATATCCGTCACTATGCTGAGGGGAACATTCAAATTATCACAGAGATTCTACGCGTAATGAATCTGTTAGCGAAGTCGGTGGATACGAGCCACCACCAGACCTTATGGGAATTTGGATGCAATACCGTCTACGGGTTTCAATCCTTGCACATCTATGAACTAGATCAGCACTACTTACTAGAAGCCTTAAAGGAACTAAGTGAGACCACAGGCCACAAAGAAGAGTACGAAGACATCCGAGAACAAATCATTGAATCCGAACACCCAACAGCCGATCCATATAAATCCCAACAAAACGCTGCCCAAAATTCATAA
- a CDS encoding YkvA family protein: MRKLWRRIRFLLNIRKSVPFLWEFFTTKEVASQKKVLSVGFLLLYIVIPFDIIPDFLAFFGILDDVTIFTFVLQQIVKMAPPSLQDKYDLDGKAKT, encoded by the coding sequence GTGCGAAAGCTTTGGAGAAGGATACGTTTTCTTCTTAATATACGTAAGTCCGTTCCTTTCCTATGGGAGTTCTTTACAACGAAAGAAGTTGCGAGTCAGAAGAAAGTTCTTTCTGTAGGTTTTTTACTCTTATACATCGTGATTCCTTTTGACATTATTCCGGATTTCCTTGCCTTTTTTGGTATTCTGGACGATGTCACGATCTTCACATTTGTGTTACAACAGATTGTGAAAATGGCTCCTCCTTCTTTACAAGATAAATATGACTTGGATGGCAAGGCGAAGACATAA
- a CDS encoding DUF368 domain-containing protein has translation MEWRNIYRGMLMGASDVVPGVSGGTIAVLLGIYDRLIEAISGVFSREWRKYISFLIPLGIGIGISIVSLSKLISYLFEHHEQPTLYFFLGLIIGVIPFLLHQADYKENFKGSHMIFLLVSAALVASMAFFETGEPQSWEGSLSTAQMIGLFFSGWMASMAMILPGISGSFLLLLVGVYKVATDAVSQFQIGRIALIGAGVAVGLLISSKAIRYLFKRFPSHTYATVIGLVIGSIFVVFPGMPDDLILCLITFIGGLLVAYLLGKVEY, from the coding sequence ATGGAGTGGAGAAACATATACAGAGGAATGCTGATGGGGGCAAGTGACGTCGTACCCGGCGTTAGTGGAGGAACCATCGCCGTACTATTAGGGATTTATGACCGCTTAATTGAAGCGATTTCGGGTGTGTTTAGTAGGGAGTGGAGGAAGTATATAAGTTTTCTCATTCCTTTAGGTATTGGGATCGGAATCTCGATTGTTTCACTGAGTAAATTGATTAGCTATTTGTTTGAGCATCATGAACAACCTACGTTGTATTTCTTCCTTGGTTTAATAATTGGGGTCATCCCGTTTTTACTACACCAAGCTGATTACAAAGAAAACTTTAAAGGTAGTCATATGATTTTTCTGCTTGTTTCTGCAGCACTCGTTGCATCTATGGCATTCTTTGAAACGGGTGAACCTCAATCCTGGGAGGGAAGTTTGTCCACCGCTCAAATGATTGGTCTATTCTTTTCAGGCTGGATGGCGAGTATGGCTATGATTTTACCGGGAATAAGTGGATCCTTCTTATTACTTTTAGTTGGAGTTTATAAAGTTGCAACCGATGCTGTTTCCCAATTTCAAATTGGGCGCATCGCCCTTATCGGAGCTGGCGTAGCTGTCGGGCTTTTAATCAGTAGTAAGGCGATTCGTTATTTGTTTAAACGATTCCCATCTCATACCTATGCTACCGTAATTGGTCTAGTAATTGGTTCGATTTTTGTAGTATTTCCGGGGATGCCGGATGATCTCATTCTTTGCCTGATTACGTTTATTGGCGGTTTGTTAGTGGCGTATTTGCTGGGGAAAGTTGAATATTAG
- a CDS encoding DUF2254 domain-containing protein, translating to MRKTAWWLRIRNSYWFLPTVYSILSILAVGITTVADLFFIEDFAKVIPSIFLTNRSVAMSLYTALITSILTMTTISFSSIMVVLTTYSQQFSPRTLQDFMSDRTTQHVLGVYVFGFIYTLCNLLLLTKDKERLLASPFLTVVVAITTLGFFVVFIHHSTRWVQVNNLIGKIQHETYDVIGKTFSEKQYDVFQDWDQQELDQVQSGLDHVVHVQRSGYLQHIEFKAFIQWAKQHKATVWMHAQVGDYVEKGTPIFSYTAEQEEADINETAGLNNMIVGKERTSLQDIEFSIQKLVEIALRAISPGINDPHTAINCINRIGSLLSELGHKYKPFKYYTDEDEKLRIILMPKPYREYLYKSFYQIRLYGKHDVSVMNGVLEALYKTALVNDGEIREDIWKFSVYIIDGIKDEGYHEIDLNVIRDIASELAELCQKEPVI from the coding sequence ATGAGAAAGACAGCATGGTGGTTACGTATACGAAATAGCTATTGGTTCCTTCCGACTGTATACAGCATTTTATCCATTTTAGCAGTGGGAATAACAACAGTAGCTGACTTGTTTTTCATAGAGGATTTTGCAAAGGTTATTCCTTCTATATTCTTGACCAATCGAAGCGTAGCAATGTCTTTATATACAGCTCTTATCACATCGATCTTAACGATGACGACGATTAGTTTCTCATCCATTATGGTGGTATTAACGACGTACTCGCAGCAGTTCTCTCCAAGGACTCTCCAAGATTTCATGAGTGATCGGACGACTCAGCACGTATTGGGAGTGTATGTATTTGGTTTTATTTACACACTCTGCAATTTACTTCTCCTCACAAAAGATAAGGAACGTCTCCTGGCCAGCCCCTTCCTTACGGTTGTAGTGGCGATTACGACACTTGGATTCTTTGTGGTGTTTATTCATCACTCCACCCGCTGGGTTCAGGTCAATAATTTAATCGGTAAAATTCAGCATGAAACGTACGATGTAATTGGTAAGACGTTCTCAGAGAAACAGTATGATGTCTTTCAGGACTGGGACCAACAAGAGCTCGACCAGGTTCAATCTGGTTTGGATCATGTTGTACACGTACAGCGCTCGGGTTACCTTCAACATATCGAATTTAAAGCGTTCATCCAGTGGGCAAAGCAGCATAAGGCCACCGTCTGGATGCATGCACAAGTAGGAGATTATGTGGAGAAAGGAACACCGATATTTTCTTATACGGCAGAGCAAGAGGAAGCGGACATAAATGAGACGGCTGGTTTGAATAATATGATTGTGGGAAAAGAACGAACGAGCCTTCAGGACATAGAATTTTCCATACAGAAGTTAGTCGAGATTGCACTCCGGGCGATCTCACCAGGGATCAATGATCCACATACAGCGATTAATTGTATCAACCGGATTGGATCCTTACTGTCTGAGTTAGGCCACAAGTATAAACCGTTTAAATATTATACAGATGAGGATGAAAAGTTACGGATTATTCTCATGCCAAAGCCTTATCGTGAATATCTTTATAAGAGCTTTTATCAAATACGTTTGTACGGAAAGCATGATGTCTCCGTGATGAACGGGGTTTTAGAAGCGCTTTATAAAACAGCACTTGTAAACGATGGGGAGATCAGAGAGGATATTTGGAAATTTTCTGTTTATATAATTGATGGAATCAAAGATGAAGGGTATCATGAAATAGACCTTAACGTAATAAGGGACATCGCTTCAGAATTGGCCGAGCTTTGTCAAAAAGAACCTGTGATTTAA
- a CDS encoding CDP-alcohol phosphatidyltransferase family protein — MLDTHARKYVQPSIEHTSKWLTTLGLTANQVTTIAFIIGIASGGIYALGFPILAVVALWLSGFLDAVDGTMARMTKPSSFGTVMDITFDRIVEISIILGIAYLHPEVMWPLLLLSVSIIFSMTIFLTVGAVSEKQGIKSFYYQAGVAERTEGFIFFSIMMLFPSILMWSTLAFFAVEVFTALQRFIEAKRILP, encoded by the coding sequence ATGCTCGACACACATGCTAGGAAATACGTTCAGCCATCGATTGAACACACATCCAAGTGGTTGACGACACTCGGATTAACCGCCAATCAAGTTACAACCATTGCCTTTATCATCGGTATTGCTTCAGGTGGGATCTATGCTCTTGGCTTTCCCATTCTGGCTGTAGTCGCTCTTTGGCTATCCGGTTTTTTAGATGCTGTTGACGGAACAATGGCCAGAATGACCAAACCATCCTCCTTCGGCACCGTCATGGATATTACGTTTGACCGAATTGTTGAGATTAGCATTATTTTAGGCATCGCCTATCTTCATCCTGAAGTTATGTGGCCCCTTCTTCTCTTAAGTGTCTCGATTATCTTTTCAATGACCATCTTCCTAACAGTCGGGGCTGTGTCTGAAAAGCAAGGGATTAAGTCTTTTTATTACCAAGCAGGAGTGGCAGAGCGTACGGAAGGCTTCATCTTCTTCAGCATCATGATGCTCTTTCCATCCATCTTAATGTGGTCAACGCTTGCTTTCTTCGCTGTAGAAGTCTTTACAGCGTTGCAGCGCTTTATAGAAGCAAAACGAATCTTGCCTTAG
- a CDS encoding YjcZ family sporulation protein, with translation MYGYGGYGCCYGGGGYGYGGTFTLIVVLFILLIIVGATAFRF, from the coding sequence ATGTACGGTTATGGTGGATACGGTTGTTGTTACGGTGGCGGCGGTTACGGCTACGGAGGAACATTCACACTGATCGTTGTATTGTTCATCCTACTAATTATCGTAGGCGCAACAGCATTTAGATTTTAA
- a CDS encoding ZIP family metal transporter, with translation MYEGFQSMTPVMQALIATLFTWGMTAAGASLVFFSKGTNQKFMDSMLAFAGGVMIAASYWSLLAPAIEMASEQAVPQWVPAVVGFLLGGFFLLLVDKLLPMLNNNQYLHDIGTNDSKRRTTLLVFSITLHNIPEGLAVGVAFGALASSFTESALAGAMALGIGIGIQNFPEGLAVSMPLRREGMSRKKSFFYGQFSGMVEPIAAVIGATAVIYIEPLLPYALSFAAGAMIFVVAKEIIPASQEKGNTELASISLLIGFAVMMTLDVALG, from the coding sequence ATATATGAGGGATTTCAATCGATGACACCTGTAATGCAAGCTTTGATCGCAACTTTATTTACGTGGGGGATGACAGCAGCTGGCGCGTCTCTTGTCTTCTTCTCAAAGGGTACGAATCAGAAATTCATGGATAGCATGCTGGCATTCGCCGGAGGTGTGATGATTGCGGCCAGTTACTGGTCGTTACTTGCTCCAGCCATTGAGATGGCATCTGAGCAAGCTGTCCCGCAATGGGTACCAGCAGTTGTGGGCTTTTTATTAGGTGGATTCTTTTTGCTTTTAGTGGATAAATTGTTGCCAATGCTTAACAATAACCAATACTTGCACGATATAGGAACAAATGATTCTAAACGCCGAACGACCTTATTAGTTTTTTCTATTACGCTTCACAATATCCCCGAAGGGTTAGCTGTGGGTGTAGCCTTTGGTGCACTTGCTTCATCTTTCACAGAGTCTGCTTTGGCTGGAGCCATGGCTCTTGGGATTGGTATCGGGATCCAGAACTTCCCGGAAGGACTTGCTGTTTCAATGCCACTGAGACGTGAAGGCATGTCTCGGAAGAAGAGCTTCTTCTATGGTCAGTTTTCCGGTATGGTTGAACCCATTGCGGCTGTAATCGGGGCAACAGCGGTGATCTATATCGAACCATTGCTTCCTTATGCGTTGAGTTTTGCAGCTGGTGCTATGATCTTTGTGGTAGCCAAAGAGATCATTCCAGCTTCCCAGGAAAAAGGGAACACAGAACTCGCATCCATTAGTTTATTGATCGGCTTTGCTGTTATGATGACGTTAGACGTTGCGTTAGGATAA
- a CDS encoding NAD-dependent epimerase/dehydratase family protein produces MRILILGGTVFVGRHLTEAALEKGHEVTLFNRGRTNQDLFPNVEKLKGDRSSDLEALKGREWDVVIDASGYTPSQATAAADLLKDSVKRYIFISSISAYRDFHEKYVDESYPVGQLEDETTEEVNANTYGPLKALAEKQLEEVMPGRVLNIRPGIIVGPHDPTDRFTYWVMRFGRGGEVLVPGKQDRPIQWIDARDLSKWIIQMAEQEETGTYNAVGYDEELTMKKFVDALIKQNPNAEDRWISDQCLLDNDAKPSSDLPLWIPVSEDHPHGFILASNKKAREKGLTFRALENTIEDTRKWFESKEDTDMRVGIEPDKEATIVRRCK; encoded by the coding sequence ATGCGCATTTTAATCTTAGGCGGCACGGTGTTTGTGGGTCGTCATTTAACAGAAGCAGCATTAGAGAAAGGCCATGAGGTTACCCTCTTTAATCGAGGCCGTACGAACCAGGATTTATTCCCAAACGTTGAGAAGTTAAAGGGAGACCGTTCTAGTGACTTAGAGGCGTTAAAGGGAAGAGAATGGGATGTTGTCATTGATGCTTCTGGTTATACACCGAGTCAGGCAACAGCAGCAGCGGACCTGTTAAAGGATTCTGTAAAACGCTATATCTTCATTTCTTCTATATCAGCTTATCGTGATTTCCACGAGAAATATGTGGATGAGAGCTATCCTGTTGGACAACTTGAAGACGAGACAACAGAAGAAGTAAACGCCAATACGTATGGTCCTTTGAAAGCATTGGCTGAGAAACAACTTGAAGAGGTGATGCCAGGAAGAGTTCTGAATATCAGACCAGGTATTATTGTAGGTCCTCATGATCCTACAGATCGATTTACGTATTGGGTTATGCGTTTCGGACGTGGCGGCGAAGTGCTTGTGCCGGGTAAACAAGACCGTCCCATTCAGTGGATTGATGCGAGAGACCTATCAAAGTGGATCATCCAAATGGCAGAACAAGAAGAGACAGGGACCTACAATGCTGTTGGATATGACGAAGAGCTAACCATGAAGAAATTTGTGGATGCCCTTATTAAACAAAATCCGAATGCAGAAGATCGTTGGATTAGTGATCAGTGCTTGTTAGATAATGATGCTAAGCCATCTTCAGATCTACCTCTTTGGATTCCAGTCTCAGAAGATCACCCGCACGGTTTTATCCTTGCCTCTAATAAGAAAGCGAGAGAAAAAGGTCTTACCTTCCGTGCGCTAGAAAACACGATTGAAGACACAAGAAAATGGTTTGAATCAAAAGAGGATACGGATATGCGTGTCGGAATTGAACCTGATAAAGAAGCAACCATCGTAAGGCGCTGTAAATAA
- a CDS encoding cation diffusion facilitator family transporter, giving the protein MASQSWIELIKKGNKSSAYAAVGNLIIAIAKAVGAVFSGSGAMLASTLHSFADSVNQGFVFAGSVLAEKEPTSRFPTGFGRVINIFVMIAVIIVTILGYESVKEGWHLIQHPKESGGFWLNVGILLLNIAIDGGILVKAMKEINKEAKEEATGLKIPAQAIQNLPQASPPTRLVFFEDVVAVTGAVLALIAVTITTFTNFAILDGIVTLLIGLLMFAVAFRVGYENMIGLIGVAAPRDVERDVAKSILEHPQVVDIRRMRIVKEGRTYHVEAMLELEKGLSLAEADDIKFKVWDRLLKSDDISDVSLGIIETNEEEDWDPKKNERNSSWSHPEEE; this is encoded by the coding sequence ATGGCATCCCAATCGTGGATTGAATTAATAAAAAAAGGAAACAAATCCTCGGCATACGCTGCAGTTGGTAACTTAATTATCGCCATTGCTAAAGCAGTAGGGGCAGTCTTTAGTGGAAGCGGGGCAATGCTTGCGTCAACGCTTCATTCCTTTGCGGATTCGGTGAACCAGGGATTTGTATTTGCAGGAAGCGTCCTTGCAGAAAAAGAGCCAACGTCCCGTTTCCCGACAGGTTTTGGAAGGGTCATTAATATATTTGTCATGATTGCTGTTATTATCGTTACGATTTTGGGCTATGAGTCCGTTAAGGAAGGCTGGCATTTGATTCAACATCCTAAAGAATCAGGAGGATTTTGGCTTAATGTGGGCATTCTTCTATTGAATATTGCAATCGACGGGGGAATTTTAGTTAAAGCGATGAAGGAAATTAATAAAGAAGCGAAGGAAGAGGCAACGGGTTTAAAGATCCCGGCACAAGCCATTCAAAACCTCCCTCAAGCTTCTCCGCCTACTCGCCTGGTGTTTTTTGAAGACGTTGTAGCAGTAACAGGAGCCGTGCTAGCTCTAATCGCCGTGACGATCACCACGTTTACAAACTTTGCAATCTTAGATGGAATTGTCACCCTTCTTATCGGGTTATTGATGTTTGCCGTAGCGTTTCGTGTAGGCTATGAGAACATGATAGGTCTGATTGGAGTAGCAGCTCCCCGTGATGTTGAGCGAGACGTGGCAAAGTCCATATTGGAACATCCACAAGTCGTTGATATCAGAAGAATGCGTATTGTAAAGGAAGGTCGCACGTATCATGTTGAAGCCATGCTCGAATTAGAAAAAGGACTATCCTTAGCCGAAGCGGATGATATTAAATTCAAGGTATGGGATCGCTTGTTAAAGAGTGATGATATCTCAGATGTGTCATTAGGCATTATCGAAACCAACGAAGAAGAAGACTGGGACCCAAAGAAAAACGAACGAAACAGCTCCTGGTCTCATCCAGAAGAAGAATAA
- a CDS encoding YjcZ family sporulation protein produces MSEGYGTGLALIVVLFILLIVVGASQFGGYGGYGY; encoded by the coding sequence ATGAGTGAAGGATACGGCACAGGGCTCGCGCTCATCGTTGTACTTTTCATCCTACTCATCGTCGTAGGAGCATCGCAATTTGGAGGATACGGTGGCTACGGTTACTAA